One window of Camelina sativa cultivar DH55 chromosome 4, Cs, whole genome shotgun sequence genomic DNA carries:
- the LOC109132411 gene encoding adenine DNA glycosylase-like: protein MEKLAIDKDVEYLFEKSNLTRTSVVGSSLADYVASKSGRVNTVFEEEFKHVGFAVVLLAANSVSKASVTSPTAVPWVKSLLAEFTDIFSSDLPNGLPSLRDIQHQIDFVPGTGAIASIAFNSLAVPVVDGNLIRVLARLKAISANPKDRLTARNFWKLAAQLVDPSRPGDFNQSLMELGATLCTVSKPSCSSCPVSSQCRAYSLSLENRIISMTNYPTKVVKAKPRCDFCSVCVLEILNLERNQSGGRFVLVKRPEEGLLAGLWEFPSVILDKEAGLATRRDAINLYLKDAFQVEPKKTCTTVSGKELGEFVHIFTHIRRKVYVELLVVQLTGGTDNASVGDYYA from the exons GACATCCGTTGTTGGGTCGTCTTTGGCA GATTATGTTGCTTCCAAGTCCGGACGTGTCAACACTG TGTTTGAGGAAGAATTTAAACATGTTGGCTTTGCGGTGGTGTTACTAGCAGCTAATTCCGTCTCAAAGGCTTCAGTGACTTCGCCAACGGCAGTTCCATGGGTAAAGAGTTTATTGGCTGAGTTTACTGATATATTTTCATCTGATTTACCAAATGGGTTACCTTCCCTTCGTGATATTCAACATCAGATTGATTTTGTTCCGGGAACC GGAGCAATTGCCTCTATTGCTTTCAATAGCTTa GCGGTACCTGTTGTTGATGGAAACTTGATAAGAGTGCTTGCTAGACTAAAGGCCATCTCAGCTAATCCAAAAGACCGGCTTACAGCCAggaatttttg GAAACTAGCTGCCCAGCTAGTGGATCCTTCACGTCCTGGAGATTTCAACCAATCTCTGATGGAGCTTGGTGCTACTCTATGTACTGTTTCAAAGCCAAGTTGCTCTTCTTGTCCTGTTTCCAGCCAATGCCGTGCATATTCACTTTCCCTGGAGAATAGAATCATTTCCATGACAAATTATCCTACAAAAGTGGTCAAGGCCAAGCCAAGGTGCGACTTTTGTTCCGTATGTGTTTTGGAAATACTGAACCTGGAGAGAAACCAATCAGGAGGTAGATTTGTTCTTGTAAAGAGACCTGAAGAGGGTCTGCTTGCTGGTCTTTGGGAGTTCCCATCTGTTATATTGGATAAGGAAGCTGGTTTGGCAACAAGGAGGGACGCGATCAACCTCTACCTTAAGGACGCATTTCAAGTAGAACCCAAGAAAACATGCACTACAGTTTCGGGAAAAGAACTTGGAGAATTCGTCCACATTTTTACACACATACGTCGAAAAGTGTATGTGGAGCTATTAGTTGTACAACTGACAG GTGGAACAGATAATGCATCTGTTGGAGATTACTatgcctag